From Triticum urartu cultivar G1812 chromosome 2, Tu2.1, whole genome shotgun sequence, a single genomic window includes:
- the LOC125537540 gene encoding eukaryotic translation initiation factor 4G-like, with product MYRNQFRPDRFNDNTNAARRTGRGCIGGTHHWVVSGGRGSAAPGTQLRSPPNRSGRPATVQQYRPRSPASVAPQGNATDYTPVVSAADEHTEPENQGSLESQKSSNAPDQSDVVNLESAEGARAEDSSMPTIHSEGYSSSAFTLQFGTLSPGVITKQCIPCSTSAPPDLNEKKHEKAHRGLLSDEPNVVSMPSAGGQQKQESKDNLIICGQTDSIDMYDSVPAMVSSNSCVLADPVLPHTPGLYYVAPAEKVSTDSCKVFPRNPSSPTHQQWQKQDTRKDASQSDTMHKYPASNPKMSVQIPPPYTPSMAPPSFMLPVNGRPLPAAFQQKQPQVPVEFRGQGVPMGNVPHVPPFFVHGAQARALQPPAFVHQGQGLGCAPPACPHLPQLGNMRITQELPQQQARSCDEQKRPVRITHPDTHEELMLDRRGHSYIDAASGAMPLHHMNQLAQPVTSFPPLHEVYYRPNMYNTGHIYLPTTNAVPASNREMCPRMQTPRHSLDPNINNQAVTSISPPMQNPWLGASSRLPTNLRSASEVSSSKGLLPSDVSFPGQGALKPPTIFFAENNELSSQTSTPTCAAETPTLLRYSVESALSSQQRVHKLGLEISPHPEKLVSEANLKLPAATSGLNCSTSPQSVLTQQAQTGSALVDRVTSIAGPQNISAYKLTSVCVASGTSSVEAKLESSAVPSATSSSGAKGQLYHIVPQSEIFLDTESKNSKYDGNSILGKPPLLYTQETLPPKSPTTSIFTESLKARVNHVPLPETSEANCSAPLQMQDMMREEHTVNAGVTCSKSKAEQVDMTMHMPGASSGSGNGTDVSKLVNVPTCAESGDLHLSLHIGNVSPSDKNNGSSSDVQIGPCSLNDSIQDNENISMIMAIASNSTSALKEIERGSIDSVVSNQCSVAAASMVQTKKPVLEAAKPKTTHGRRKKRKEILPKSSDSAEEVVQSSSTVDKEICTLDAEMGSSAGSNDNQNKNDIFDWEGDMEISRDNYGYGQKRYSRDFLLTFAQSCANLPEGFKIGSDIHDAIMYVGSEHNPNRERTKDRASTISQANRHTGSNKLNDNNWRKLHPPFSGRDPLSGRGSSRNGSQNQLPNQYNGEILSRAMKEVACQRSMSRGSVDQRWQHRTNQAMSSPSQVSMPVMHKAEKKYEIGKVSDEEEVKQRQLKAILNKLTPQNFEKLFEQGGGGVGDIVKAGSRRWRSSATNPHDEAANAHQVQQVAARPAQSW from the exons ATGTACAGGAACCAGTTTAGGCCGGATCGCTTCAACGACAACACAAACGCTGCCCGAAGGACCGGCCGTGGCTGCATTGGTGGCACGCACCATTGGGTGGTGTCCGGTGGCCGCGGCAGCGCGGCTCCGGGCACGCAGCTACGTTCACCGCCCAACCGGAG CGGAAGGCCTGCGACCGTGCAGCAGTACCGTCCGAGGTCGCCAGCGAGCGTGGCGCCCCAAGGGAATGCAACTGACTACACTCCCGTTGTGAGTGCTGCTGATGAGCACACGGAACCAGAGAATCAAG GGTCATTGGAGAGTCAGAAATCTTCCAATGCGCCTGATCAAAGTGACGTTGTGAACTTAGAGTCTGCTGAAGGAGCCAGAGCAGAGGATTCTTCAATGCCAACAATACACTCAGAAG GGTATTCATCAAGTGCATTTACTCTTCAGTTTGGAACTTTAAGCCCAGGAGTCATCACCAAACAA TGTATTCCCTGCTCAACCTCGGCCCCTCCAGACCTGAACGAGAAGAAACATGAAAAG GCACACCGTGGACTATTATCTGACGAGCCTAATGTCGTGTCCATGCCATCTGCCGGAGGGCAGCAAAAGCAAGAATCAAAAGATAACTTGATTATCTGTGGTCAAACTGATTCGATCGACATGTATGATAGTGTGCCTGCTATGGTTTCATCTAATTCCTGTGTACTAGCTGACCCTGTATTGCCTCATACACCAGGGCTGTATTATGTTGCTCCAGCCGAAAAA GTGTCTACGGATTCATGCAAGGTGTTCCCTCGAAATCCGTCTTCCCCAACGCATCAGCAGTGGCAAAAACAAGACACAAGGAAAGACGCTAGCCAATCTGATACTATGCACAAATACCCTGCTTCGAATCCCAAGATGAGCGTGCAGATTCCACCCCCGTATACTCCCAGCATGGCACCACCGTCGTTTATGCTTCCAGTAAATGGAAGGCCGCTGCCTGCGGCTTTTCAGCAGAAACAACCTCAAGTGCCTGTTGAATTCAGGGGCCAGGGTGTGCCGATGGGTAATGTGCCTCATGTACCACCATTTTTTGTTCATGGCGCTCAGGCTCGCGCATTGCAACCGCCAGCCTTCGTTCACCAAGGACAGGGTCTGGGATGTGCACCTCCAGCTTGTCCTCACCTTCCTCAACTGGGCAACATGAGGATTACACAAGAGTTACCACAGCAGCAAGCGAGAAGTTGTGATGAACAGAAGAGACCTGTCAGGATTACTCACCCAGACACACATGAAGAACTCATGCTGGATAGACGTGGTCATTCCTATATAGATGCTGCTTCTGGAGCTATGCCTCTGCACCATATGAACCAGCTAGCTCAGCCTGTCACGTCATTTCCGCCCCTTCATGAGGTGTATTACCGGCCGAACATGTACAATACAGGACATATCTATCTTCCTACCACCAATGCTGTTCCTGCTTCAAACAGGGAGATGTGCCCCAGAATGCAGACCCCAAGGCATAGCTTAGACCCCAATATTAACAACCAGGCAGTTACTTCTATCAGTCCTCCTATGCAAAACCCATGGCTTGGTGCTAGTTCCAGGCTACCCACCAATTTACGTTCTGCTTCAGAAGTCTCCAGTTCGAAAGGCTTGCTGCCATCTGACGTATCTTTTCCAGGTCAAGGTGCACTAAAGCCACCCACTATCTTCTTTGCTGAAAATAATGAGTTATCATCTCAGACAAGCACACCTACCTGCGCAGCAGAAACTCCCACGTTGTTACGGTATTCTGTCGAATCTGCTTTGTCAAGTCAGCAGAGAGTCCACAAGCTTGGGCTGGAAATTTCTCCTCATCCTGAAAAGTTGGTTTCAGAAGCAAATCTCAAACTTCCAGCTGCAACATCTGGTCTAAATTGCAGTACGAGTCCTCAGTCAGTTTTAACCCAGCAAGCACAGACCGGTTCAGCTTTAGTAGATCGTGTTACATCAATTGCCGGACCTCAAAATATCTCGGCCTACAAATTAACCTCGGTGTGTGTAGCAAGTGGTACCTCTTCTGTTGAAGCAAAATTGGAATCATCAGCAGTACCATCAGCAACTTCATCATCTGGTGCAAAGGGCCAGCTATATCATATTGTGCCACAATCTGAAATATTTCTGGATACTGAGAGTAAGAATTCCAAATACGATGGCAATAGCATTTTAGGGAAGCCACCACTGCTGTATACACAGGAAACTCTGCCACCAAAGTCCCCAACAACTAGTATATTTACTGAAAGTCTTAAGGCCAGAGTTAATCATGTTCCTTTGCCAGAAACTTCTGAAGCAAATTGTTCAGCTCCTTTgcaaatgcaagatatgatgagAGAAGAACACACGGTAAATGCTGGGGTGACATGCTCCAAGTCTAAGGCAGAACAAGTTGATATGACCATGCATATGCCAGGTGCTTCTTCTGGATCGGGCAATGGTACTGATGTTAGTAAATTGGTGAATGTTCCTACATGTGCTGAATCGGGTGATTTGCATCTGTCATTACACATTGGCAATGTTTCACCATCAGATAAAAACAACGGATCTTCATCAGATGTCCAAATTGGACCATGTTCTCTGAATGATAGTATACAAGACAATGAGAATATTTCCATGATTATGGCTATTGCATCCAATTCAACTAGCGCTCTCAAAGAGATTGAACGTGGAAGTATTGATTCAGTGGTGTCGAATCAATGCTCTGTTGCTGCTGCTTCAATGGTGCAAACAAAGAAACCTGTCTTGGAAGCAGCCAAACCCAAAACTACGCAtggaagaagaaaaaagagaaaggaaatactCCCCAAGTCTTCTGATAGTGCAGAAGAGGTTGTTCAGAGTTCTTCGACAGTTGATAAGGAGATTTGTACACTAGATGCTGAAATGGGCAGTTCGGCAGGTAGTAATGATAACCAGAACAAAAATGATATTTTTGATTGGGAAGGTGATATGGAAATCTCTAGAGATAATTATGGTTATGGCCAGAAAAGATACTCTAGAGATTTTCTGTTAACATTTGCTCAGAGCTGCGCTAATCTGCCTGAAGGTTTTAAGATTGGGTCTGATATTCACGATGCAATAATGTATGTTGGTAGTGAACATAATCCAAACCGGGAAAGGACAAAAGATCGAGCTTCAACTATTTCTCAAGCTAACCGTCATACGGGCAGCAACAAGCTTAATGACAATAACTGGAGAAAATTGCATCCTCCTTTTTCTGGACGTGATCCACTTTCTGGGCGTGGATCTTCAAGAAATGGCTCACAAAACCAGTTGCCCAACCAGTATAATGGTGAGATCCTCTCCAGAGCTATGAAAGAAGTAGCATGTCAGCGCAGCATGTCACGTGGTTCTGTTGATCAGAGGTGGCAACATAGAACTAATCAGGCTATGTCATCTCCATCTCAGGTATCTATGCCAGTTATGCACAAAGCTGAGAAAAAATATGAAATTGGTAAGGTGTCTGATGAGGAAGAGGTAAAGCAAAGGCAGTTGAAAGCAATTCTCAATAAGTTGACCCCACAAAATTTTGAGAAACTTTTCGAGCAG